ACACCGTGttgatttaatacatttatattttgcatAATGATTGCCAGCACAGCCTTAACTAACATCTCTACCTATCACATagttactgtttcttttttgtggtgtgAACACTTAGGGTCTTTCCTCTTAGCAACCTGCAAGTATagaatatagtattattaactctaGTCACCAGGCTGCACACTACAACCCCAAACTCATCAGTCTTTTAACTGTAAGTTTGTGTTTTTTGTCCAGTCTTTCCCCATTTCCTCATGGCCCATCCCTGGTAACCACTCTACTCTGCTTCTCTGAGTTTGGCtgtttggattccacatataagtgatctCTGTCTGTTGATTCTTGAATAACTTTCTGTTCTAGAGAGGTTGATGCCGTCTTGAAGTATCTGAAACAACAGTGTCATGCCCAGAAAATTGGCATTGTGGGATTCTGCTGGGGTGGCGTGGCTGTCCATCACGTGATGATGAAGTACCCAGAATTCAGGGCAGGGGTGTCCGTCTACGGTGAGTAGGCCTCGTACATTTTACACAGTGGAAATGGGAGGAGTAGTCGAGTGACGGCCCTGAGCTGCTTCCCAAGCTAACAGTTCCAGAGCAACACACAGCCCCATGGTGCAGAGATGGCCCAACCTAAGGAAATTGGCTTTAAAATCTGAAAGTAGAGGTGGAGGTTCGTAATACAGTGACTGGAGGACGTCACTGGGATTGTGGCATCTGGGTCCCAAGAGCCAGCTGTTGGGAAGGTCACCTAACCCGAGGGCTTGATTCTTCACCTAGGATGAAGAGGGTGACATTTGTTTCCGTGATAATGGTTACTATCAAGCACTATTTTTTATAAGGAACATCTATGAACATATTTTCCCAAGATAAGCATTATTTTCAACTGCGTACacactacatatatatacatatacacacacacagggaaggaaggaaagaaaaggaaaagactctAAAATGTAAGTAGCAGCATCAACCCCGGTATCATAGCAATGAAATAAGAACATACCTGTATATAGAAATGGcatactaggggatccctgggtggctcagcagtgtggtgcctgcctttggcccagggtgcgatcctggagtcccgggatcgagtcccacgttgggctcccggcatggagcctgcttctccctcctcctgtgtctctgcctctctctctctatgtctgtcatggataaataaataaataaatcttaaaaaaaaaaaaaaaaagaaatggcatacTAAGTTCATGATCGAGAAGCAGaccataaaaatgtcaaaaaaaaaaaaggaaatttggctTTCTTTCATGATGGTACTAAGGATTCTTTTTTGGAGTAATGGTTTCTTGCTGTGGTGTTTTTGCTTacttttagcattaaaaaaaatcctttaagcaCGAACTTACAGGCAAGCTAGTAAGGGTCAGGTGCGGTTGGGCGCGGGAGAAGGCTGCCCCAGGTCCCTGCCCCCCGTGGCGCCCCCCCCTTCGCCCCCGTGCCCCTCCATCCAGCCTCGTTGGCCCCCCTGGACGCCTCGCCGGCGCCCCCTCCTGGACGCCCTGCACCCTACACGAGTTGCAGGGCTTGTGGGGACTGGGAGGCTGGAGGCTCCGCGGCGCTGTCCAGCCTGGTGGCCCGGCCTTCCTGTGGCTGCCCGCCTCCCGGAGAGGACAGGTGAGGACAGGTGAGGGGCGGCTCCGGGCTGCTCAGCTCGGCTGTGCTGCCCGGGACCTGGACACAGGAGGTACCCGCTGCTGCTTCCCACGGCCGGGGCCTGTCCCTGCCACACCTGAGTCAGGCTCGCCTGTGAGTCGTCTGATGGGGCTGGCTGGGCTCTGTCCTTCCCCATTGGGGCAGTTTAGCGAGCACTCCCCCACTTGGGTTGTGTGACCAAATCCCTCACCCCAAACCCCCCTTCATGGCAGCAAGAATCCTGTGCATCATCCAGCCAGTCTTACTCTGTTTCCTCGTAGTGATTTTCCATCCACTGCCCTGACCCTGCTCCTTGACCCTAAATCCCCACTTGTCCTTGGGGTACCGGGCTTGAGTGACCTCTCTCCCCTGCAGCAAACCCCGTTTAGAGGTCCCTGTTGAATAAAACTCCCTTATCGAGCGTCAGAATGACCCTTTAACGCAGCTCTTACCTTAACATGGCATTGGAGTGCAAGACTCTGGCCCGTGTTCCTCCAGCAGCGGGCACACCGCAGTCTGAATCCTCGAGGCAGAACGGGCTTTGACCAAATGCTCGCTAAAATTCTGAAATGAAGGACGCCAGGGAACTTTTACAGACGGCCTGTGAGGACCCGGGGGCACCCCCGAGACGTCACAAGCATGGTCTTGTCTGAGCACAGATACCTCATGAAACAGCCGCCCCGCCTTGGGAATGAAGTCACGGCACACTGAGGTCAGAGGCTGCAGGGCTCATGGACCGTGAGAGGCTTCTAGAACAGTAGGGCAGATGGTCCCAATGTGAACGTTTCTCACCTCTTGGTAGTTGAAGGCAGGTCCTACGGAGCATTTCTCGGGCCGCTCCTGTCTCTTTGCAAGCCAAGAAGACAGCAAGGTCCTATTCCATTATTTATGGTCTGACCCGTAGGGAAGGGAAGAGCGGGAAGGTCTGATGAGATCAGTTTCTCTTTGAGATTAATTTTATAGGCCACGCCACATCTGTGGAATTGctaaaaaggaaataagccaAACACCAAAGCacatattttactttgaaaaatcaaaccaaacccaCATAGATTTCTGAGGTGCGTGAATGGAAGTCCTACCCCGTGTTCCTGTCTTCATCTTCCAGGCATCATCAAGGATTCTGAAGACGTGCACAGTTTAAAGAACCCCACATTGTTCATTTTTGCTGAAAATGATGCTGTGATTCCTCTTGAGCAAGTAAGTTgacctctttcctcttctctttccacctttccttgtctttctaagatctatttatttagagggaGTGCGTGTGCTTGAGctggtggaggagcagagggagatggagaaagaatcctccagcagacttcctgctgagcgtggagccagacCCGGACCTGGGGCTCGTTCTCaagacgctgagatcatgacttgagctgaaatcaagagtctgatgtttaagtgactgagccacccagatggccctcCTCTTCTCATTTCTGTATTTAATAACATGATCTGACCTTTCAGGGAAAATGTTCCAAAGGGTTCATTTGTTGCtccaaatatttttcaacattaaAGTTTTAAAGGTGGGTGTTATTGGGGACTTAGGGACCATAACCCCCACAAAGTGCTCCAGGTCTGGCCTAGTTACTGGGCATAGAAGCAGGCCCTGCCTCCCCATCATCCCATGGGGAACCCATGAGTTAAGATAAAGTGTGTGTCGCTAAAGATGTGGGtgtgggggctcctggctggctcagtcggtggagcttgcaactcttgatcttagggtcgtgaatTTGAGCCCACGTTGGGGATCACagcttaacttaaaaaaaaaaaaaagacttggatgTGTTAAACCCCCAGCATGTTGATAAGAAAAAAGCAGAACTGTGGCATACAAGCAATCGTTTAGAAATTATTGTTGTTATTCATAATTAATACGTTAtattaatacaaatttaaaatagtttatacttgaatattttgttgaatgttaTACAAAAGATATTTATACAGTTTCAAATAACTGGTATTGTgtcatttttatatgttcaaaATCCTATCCTTTGCCAGAGGTAAGGACTGTGttagttataaaattaaaagaaaaaaaattcatgatagCAACGTCATGAGGCACTGGCACTGATGTTAACTTTCTTTTATGAGCATTCAGAGAGTGTTTGGAGGATGGGAAATATGACTAGATTGTTAAAATCATACCATCCATCATATCTTTTGCACGTCAGGTCTCTTTGTTGActcagaagttaaaaaaacaCTGCAAAGTGGAATatcaaattaaaacattttctgggCAAACCCATGGCTTCGTGCATCGGAAGAGAGAAGATTGTTCAGCAGAAGACAAGCCCTATATAGATGAAGCAAGAAGGAATTTGATTGAGTGGTTGCACAAGTACGTTTAGCCGCGGCCAAGTATAAACTTCCTCAAAGTAGTTTGCATCCAGAAATTTGCTTTGGGATACTGGGgtcatttgatttaattttcactttatataaaatacatcaaGGAATCCTGAAACTCATTATTCCATCTGAAACATACATTCAGTAGAAAATGGCAATGCATGGTATAATTTAACTTTTAACGCattaaaaaacccccaaaccaggTCAGTACCTGAAGAATTTGGATGATAGAGTAATATCCTAACTATTAGTAAAAACCTAGGGCTGTTTATGGACCAGCTGACAGCTCCGGTGTGGACTTCATGATTTTTAATTAAGTACATCCTTTAAAATGATTAACGTGCCAAAGCCATGAAGAACATGAAGTATTAACTCAGATTCAAAGCCCAGCTTAATTGGGCATTTATCTGTCTCAATGCAGATGAGTCTGTGGTGTTCATAATTTCGTTATGAGAGATCCTGAGGTTAAAATAGGGTTTCATTGACCTATCAAGCCCATAAGCTTACTTTTTGAATGTGTGGCTTTTTCTAAAAGCTAATAAAGAACCATGGGTTACACTGACTGTTTCCTAGGAGGTGATTTTCCCAAACATGGGCATTCGCGGGGCTCAGGGCCGGGGCCTGCATCGGAAATCACTCATGCATTCACTCAGAAGGATGGCGGTGCACAGGGTCGGGGTtcagtttttagattttattttttcatttaattttgtattagaattttattatttatttattcatgagagacacagagagaggcagagacacaggcagagggagaagcaggctccctgtggggagcccctgggactcgatcccaggaccccgggatcatgacctgagccaaaggcagacactcagccactgagccacccaggcgcccccagtttTTAGATTTGAATTAATTCATATTAAATCCCATGAACAGTTCGGCTCCTCAGTAGCCCTAGCCACAGCCGTGCTCAGCGGCCACACGAGGCCCGTGGGAGCCGTATGGGGCAGGGCCGGCCTGCGCAGGAAAGGCTCTTCCTTCCAGCCGCGCCCTGCTCACTACCCTGTGACAGGCCTGCAGGTGGTCTTGGTCAGGCGAGCCCCGAGGATcctcactgcaaatggcaagccGAGGCTGGCAGCGGTCACTCGCACTGGCCCCAGGTCTGCAGATCTGGAAAGGCCAGCTTGCTTCCCCAGctgcccaggcctgggccccGTGTGTCCCCCCGCCCTCCGTCGGTGGGACCGTGAGGAGGTTGGGGGGGGCTTCCTACCCCGGGGTGGGTGCCACGGCCCATCTGGAACTATTTCCAATCAGTCCTGGGGCTCCGGGAGGGAGACCCATGGCATGTCTACCCTGAAGACAGGGACCAGAAGGGTCCCTGCAGCTTCAGGGATCCACACCCACCCATTCTTCCGTGGCTGGGTTTGCGGGGTGCCCATGGGACTTACAGTCTTCATTCTTTCCTGTGAGGACACATGGGTGATGAGACAGGCCCCCCTGGAAACAGGGAGCAGTGATGTGGGCCTCACTGGGGTAGGGAGccggagaggaaggaggggaagggggagggcacAGCGAGCCATCTGAGGCCTGCTCAGGGGTTATCCGGGATGGAGAGGCGGGGCTGTAGGGAGAAGTCTGGTTCGGGTCCACCAGAAGTCTGGTGTTTGGGCTGCAGATACCCCAGTGAACAGTGGCTGAGACTAACGGGGACGTCTCCCCGACAACACTCCTTAATTAGCTCCAAGAGTGGTTCAGGGCCCTGCCCTTCTGCGCCCTCTCCTGCCAGCGGGGCTCTGGGCTCGGCCTCACAGCAccagccagggcagggggagggcacgGGCTCTCTTCCTGTCCCTATTTTCACGAGGGCGGGAACTCTTCCCCAAGACTCCCCCCTTAATGTGGGACTCCCaggcccccagaactgtgagaaggcAATGTTCAAGCCACCATCTGTGGTAATTTTGTTCAAGGAGCTAGAACTAAGATAGTTATCCACGTCTGTGGCTCACTGCATCATTCTTGGGAAGATGTCATCTATCCAAGTGTAACCAGGTCAAAGGTCATCCTCTCAAGGACCAACGGTGTTTGTGGGAAAGGTTAGTTCGGCTGACACGACCACACGGATGTGCTTTCCACTCTGTCACAGAACGTCAGAAAGCTGTTGCCCCAGGCCGGGAGCCAGGATTCTGTGTGTGCGCTGCTTCGCGAGGCCCTCCTTCTGGCAAAGCGGCTGCTGCTCCTTGGGTGCTGCTGAATGAGCGCGGGCAACGCTGGGAAAGGCAAATAAGCTCTTTGTTCGTATAAAAGTGCTGGGGACCTCATGGCCACCTGAGGCGGTTCAGGACCTGAGGAGTCTGGGGCCGCAGGTGAAACTGCTGCCAGGATCTGTGTAAAACACGTACAACAGCGCTTAGCATCAAGTGCTTCACACACCTTCACTCTGTGGTCACCTCCTCCTGTGCTGGTGGACCTTGGAGACGCTCCATGTGGCGGCCCCCGCTTCACTCTCTTGTGGTGCTTTAGGTGTGTCCGCTACGCGCAGGCCGCCTCCAAGCAGCACCTAGGGTGGAGCAGCACCTCTCCATGCCTACGGTGAGCTCGTTACTACCACGCCGCACCCTGCCCTGGCCCAACTCCCGGTCCTTTAGTGGAGCTGGGTCACCGGGAACAGAGAAGGACGGAGGATACAGAACCCATTGCACACAGCACACTAGCTTCTCGGCCCCTCCAGAGGCAGCTGCAGTGGTTGCATATAACTAAAGGCCAGGCTGTTTCGGAACATGGAATAAACCCAGCAAGCATAGGAGTTGAGAACTAGCAGGCAAGTGCTGTCCGCTGTCCTACGTGAGTCTGGCCTCGGGGACACGTGCCTTCAGCCCTTGCCACACAGATGTTGGTCGGTCGAAGCACAGGGACTGATCCTGCACTTTGTGAGGAAGCTCTCTGGGACTGTGTGGCCATCAGGAGAAACGCTGGTGTCAGGTGGAAAGTGAACAGCTGAAGGCAAAACACACGTGTCCCACCCCGCACTCCTGGTGTCATGGGTCCCAATCTGGGCTACTGAGACTCCAGAGCTTCTCCATCTGACAGAAGACTGGTTTCTTTTACCCAGTGTCCTAATGTTCATTACAGTGCTGAAATAAAGGTTCTTGGCACTATGTATATAGAACTTGACAAGAGAATTGTAACCAGAGTAAAAAGCTCACGCTGCCTTGGAGAGGTCCTTACCTGAAGCAAAATCAGAAGTCTGTGAAACATCTCTAGTTTTCCTGTTCATGGGCCACGTGGTTTCTCTCAACCCCCAATGCCGCTGGGAACACGCGAGGCCCATGTTGGGAGACGGGTGGTTTCGTGGCTTTTCTCATGCAGTCCTGAACCCCTTCAGGCAGGACCGGTCCACAGCAAGCCGCTGTGCTGTCTGCAGGCTGGAGTAAGCCCTTGTAAGCAGGGTCTGTAGGACTGGACCCCAGATCTAGAACCGACGCACCTGGACGCTGTGCCAAGCCTAGCAGTACAGGTGATAATAGTGCAGgatacatttgaaaatgaaacagaCCAGGTTCTATGtgcaggtttgtttttttcatctgttcCTGATAGAGCGTGTGAACacgcaggtggggaggggcagaggcagaagcagagtccccgctgagcagggcacCTGGCAAAGGACTCGAACTCAAGACCCttggatcctgacctga
The Canis aureus isolate CA01 chromosome 31, VMU_Caureus_v.1.0, whole genome shotgun sequence genome window above contains:
- the CMBL gene encoding carboxymethylenebutenolidase homolog isoform X1, with the protein product MANEAYPCPCDIGHKLEYGGMGREVQVEHIKAYVTKPPFDTGKAVIVIQDIFGWQLPNTRYMADMIAGNGYTAIVPDFFVGQEPWHPSGDWSTFPEWLKTRDARKIDKEVDAVLKYLKQQCHAQKIGIVGFCWGGVAVHHVMMKYPEFRAGVSVYGIIKDSEDVHSLKNPTLFIFAENDAVIPLEQVSLLTQKLKKHCKVEYQIKTFSGQTHGFVHRKREDCSAEDKPYIDEARRNLIEWLHKYV